GCGGCACCGCCGCGGGCAGCGCGATTCCCCGTCGGCAGCTCCGCTCGCTCCCGACCGCTTCACCTTTCTCTTCGGCATGGCGAGGctgcgcggcggcggctcccggcCGCGACCCCCGGAGCTGCGGCGGCTCCCGCCCGGCTGCTGCGCGCGCTGGGTGCCTCACGGCGAACCGCTGCGGCTGCCTGCGAGCCAGCCTCGCTGCGCAGGGAaaccgccccccctcccccccccatcccagcagcGCCAGCGGCACCGCAACAGGATCCAGCcggattgggggggggggggaggggggagaaggcGGGAGGGTGGTGGCAGGGGGCGACGGCAGGGGGACGCTACCCGCTCTCCGGCGGCCGCCGGCACCGCCCCTCCGCCCGCCCGAGGGGCGCCCCGAGGGGCGGGGCCACTGGCGGCGGTGGCGGgtggccccgcccctccccttGTCGCGCGAGGCGAAATCTCTCACCTAACCACTGCCTCCCCCGTGCtcggaggagggggggggagcggcCTCTTGATTGGCCAGCCCCCGTCACGTGGCCACACCTGTCCCCGTTTCCCCTCACGCAGAGGCCAGCCGGCCCGCCTGCCGCCCCATGTGCGCGGGAGAGTCCCCCCCCCGACGCGGTGCCGCCCCTCCGGGAGGCTCGTTAgtgctgggggggcaggagggggcgtGCCCGCCCGCGGCATGGCGGAGAGCGGCGCctggctgctggtgctgagctCCGTCTTCCTCTGCAACGCTCTCAAGATCCTCCTGCCGTCCTGCTCCTCCATCGTAAGTGACGTCaccgcgcccgccccgcccccgtGCAGGACGGGGGaaggggggcggcggcggccgttACTGAATcggggccgcggccgggcgCCCGCCGCTGTCCGCCCTGGTAGCGGGGCTGCGGGCCGGGCCTCCTCTCTGCCCGCCCGGGCTCTGCCGCCGAGACAGGGCGGGGTCGGGGTCGGGGTGAGCCGCCTGGCCCTCGGATGGCTGAGGAGGGGGTGAGGCCGCGGGGCAGGGTGTTAGGGAGGCCCTCGCGGAGCTGCCGCCGTTTTGGGGAGGTGGCGGGGAGATGAGGTGAAACGGAGAGGCGGGGGGAGCGGTGCCGTTTGGGGGGGTACCCGTAACGCATCCCCAGCTGTGGCTAGCGGGGCCTGGTCCTGCTCCTCGCCTTGGAAGAGGAGAAGCTCGAGAGGCGGATGCTGTGCAGGACTGGAGGTGGTGAAAGCGAACAGGGGGACAGTGGGTGGCTCTTGCAGCCTTGATTAAGCAGGTCTTTGAAGCAAAGCTCCGGATAATGAGTTATCAGTGTCTCAAACCGTGCTCCTGAGGCTCCAGCCCTTAGGACATTGCGGGGAATGTAAAGGACAGCTTTGGTCAGTCTTCCCTGTTTTCATCCGACGAAACAGCCGTGTTGTTGAGAAGGGAGATCAGTGGATACAGAGATTAAGGAGTTAGGCATCGCAGGAGAAAACTTTTAAGTCGCAAGCACTAATCAGGATGCCCCCTGGTCTGATCATAAGCATTTCTGTGAAAGCATGGATAACAGCATTATGGACCAATAAACTCTGACTGCAAAATAAACTTACATGTGAGCAAGCGTGCTAAAGTACCTACTGTTCTGCTCTTTCATGTAAATAACTTCACTGTCACGCAGATCCGTGCATGCTGTTCAATAAAGGATAAGAATCCTGTAAAACGTAAATTACTTTTACCAATTTGGGAAGCTGAACTCAGTGTTTCTATAGATGACTAATGAAAATCTCTGCTCAACTTTCTGCTGTGGTTCATGACAACGTAGTGTGATGTTCTTATTGTCTGCAGTACTGAGAACATcatctgtgaggaaaaaatgacGTGACTTGAGAAAGCTAGAAAGACTTGCTAAGGAACAGCAAGAGTAAGATTTTATGTTGTGTCTTCATTTCTATGGTAAAAAGAGTTCATGAACCAACAAGCAGGTGGTGCTTCGTGAAAAGAAAGTAGGAGagcaaaagaaagggaagaaacatTTGCTAACACAACGTGTGATTACCATTTTACGTTTCTGtcaataggaaataattttggcCAAGAAACCAGTACGATGTTATAGGAAAACCGCATTTAAACGCATGGGTAAgatgtaaaaaacccccaaaaactcataaaaattcatgttttgaGGCAGTAGTAAGATACTGCCCTAGATGGATTACAACTCTCAGCCAGTATGGGTCTAAAACTCAGGGAATTATTCAGGGAATAAAGTTTCCACATTTATTAGTTTAGACCCTTGTAGAGGCTCCTGGAGCTGGAAATGGGAATGATGAATGAGTACAGGGCGTTGCTGGAGCTGGAAAGAGTAGGGATGAAAAGGAGTGCTTCCCcagtccttcctctcctccacctgtCAGGTGCTTGTCATCCAAACAGTGCATGATGAGAATTGCaaggagggagggcagcagtTTAGCTCAGGACGCAGTGGCAGGCAGGGCCTGGGAGGTTTGAAAGGTCTTAGCAAGCAGCATCATGGAGAGGGGGGAGATGAGGACATGAAGGCAGAAATAGAGAATGAAAAGGCAGTTAACCATTATTAGAAAAGTTGAAAACCACTGCCCTACCAGGacaattttctttcactctttttcGTTTTCTTTAGTCAGAAcaagagagtaaaaaaaatctttggctTTTAGGACATGTTGCAGATGTTAAGCCAAGGTTTTCTTCCTGTGCCTTGATGAAAGGGTCTTGCTTTATGGGCGGCTTTTGAGCACGTAAACATATGTATATGCTTTATACATCATAAAGAAAATCAATGGAATTCTGGATAAATAACTGATGCTATGTCTTTACTTCTTAGATATCCAGATTGTTACAAAAGGATGCAGAGCAGGAGTCCCAAATGAGAGCTGAAATTCAGAACATGAAGCAAGAACTCTCAACCATTAGTATGATGGATGAGTTTGCTAGATATGCCCGtctggaaagaaagattaaCAAAATGACTGACAAGCTTAAAACTCATGGTAGAGTGCAATGTTTACTCCCTTTTGTAGTTTCTGTAACacatttttccaattttaagtatatttctccttcaacttttttcttcctccttttatcCATTTGCAGTgtgtccttccctcccctcccctctttcctgtctttctttctttttgtagagcttgcttttgtctttcagttGTACGTAGTTCTGCATACACTGATAAGGGAGTGATTTagatctaaattttttttttaaaaggaatttccTGGGTTTCACTATGTATTTAATCTTTCTCAGTGATGCTCATCACTGAATCATGTTTTGAACAAGTTGAGGAAGTCCTGTGCTGTTAACAAAAGGAGTAATGTAGTAAGGCTGCCTGTCTTCACTGCAAAAGGATGCATTGCTTGGTCGGGGCTATTTGGTTGGTGTACTACAAAGTGGTAGAGAGAAAGCGTTGATCTATATACAAGGTCACCAGATGAGATCTTTCCTGTCATTTTGCAATCCCGTTTGACCTTATGCAGCAGCTTTTGTGATAAAGCTGTTGTGCTTTGTCTCAGTTAGGATTTTACAGTAGTATAATCCATCCTCTTGTGGTAGAAAGTAGGCGTAAACCTTTGGCACTAGAGCTTTTGCTCTTGTCTTTGCCCAAACTCACTAACTGATCCTAACGGGATAGGAGACTACTTGCTTTGCCCGCCTCCTCTGTGCAGAAGGGTGGATGTTTATGTGCCCTTGCTTGGAGAAAGGACAATGTTTACAACTGGCAGTTTTGGATTGCTTTCAGTAGTATTATTCTTAACCCAATAATTTCAGTTAAACTAGATTTGAGTAGTTCACTTAGCAACCAACAATGTTGTTTTAGAAAACTTTAGGCCACCGTTATGTTTGAAGATGTGCTGTCTGCACTGAGCTGCTTTATACTGGTCTGAGGTACTGTACCAGAGAAAAATACGCACACGAGTTTTTCATACTGAACTTGACCAAGATTCATTCAGTGAAGGAATAGTCTTAACTGTGTTCCTGAATGAAATGGGGCAAAAAGTGCATCTGCTAAAGCCATCATTCTCCCCttttgggaaagggaaaaatttaCTTTATGCTTCATCTGAAGCAGGTTCTTAAATTAGTAACCACAGTGAGCATTCTCATTTGGGAATAGCGTTCTTGATTACGTGTGATGTTTCTCTGTCTAGGACATCAGTGGTTTGCAACTTTTCATAATAGCGTTAATAAGAAACTACTGTGTGATACAAACATAGCACCTTCTTGGAGAGGGGTACTTTGAATGTATCTATGAGTCatttgaaaagagatttttaaacagCGTAATGTCCTGAGTTGAAGAGTGAAATATCAATAAATTACTAGTTTTATGTAAGTATCAGTCACTATTATAAATAAtgcaaagtaatatttttttctcttaacagTGAAAGCACGAACTGCCCAATTAGCCAAAATAAAGTGGGTTATAAATATTGTATTCTACATCTTACaagtaagtaaatattttattatgaataCAAATTACTAAACCAAATCCTCAGTAGTGTTATGATGCTCTCCTGCATTTATTGGCTGCTGTCACACAGGTGTTTGATGTTCCAATGACAATGCATGCCAAACTGAAAGAGTTTCTTGAAATAGGAGAGATGTTGCTGATAAGGTCTGGTAATTGTAGATGGAAAGAGTTTTGAGTTTCATTTTAGCtctgtgtttctggttttgagatAACAAGACAGGAGTTTATCTTAGCTCTGtcatcactgtttttttttttaaatttatatatgGCACTGGACCCAGGAAATATCTGATacttgcaaatatattttgcttatgtttttgaaaacaaaatatgcttTTGATGAGGATGCAAATTTCCACTTAGAGCTGCCATACATTTCGCCACAGTGCCTCATCAGATTGTCCGTGTAGTTCAGACTTGATGCAAAAGAATTATCTGCTAATAAGGATGACAGTGGTCAGCCTGAAGATGTCTTTAGGGTAATGTTAAAGCTAGCTGGATTCCTAGCAGGCAACGCTTATGGCTAAAAAATCATCAGAATTTAAGTTACTATTGCTATGTTTGTGTATGCTAGATTGCAACCAGGGTCTCAAAAGGAAGCGGTATTTTGTCACTGATACCTCTTAATATTGTGTAGAAAGTTAAGGTTATACtaagttgaaaaatattttgaacttgCTTAAGAAAGATATGACATAACAAAGgaactattttctttaattagaaTTTGTGATATGCCTTGAGAATAGCAGTGGAAATGTACTTTGGTGTGTATTATTATCCAAGCTAATAAAACTTTCAATTCCAGGCTGCTTTGATGATCTCTCTGATTTGGAAGTACTATTCTGAGCCAGTAACAGTGCTTCCAAGCAAATGGCTTGCTCCACTGGAGCGCCTAGTAGCCTTTCCCACGGGGGTGGCAGGTAAGGACTGTATATACggtaggaaaaaatacatttcccaaGCCCATGCAGATATGGAATAGATCCTGGAGAAGATttcaaatcagaaatatttttatatggagGAGTCCACTGAAACAGTGGAATTGGGTTTAAAAACAGGCAAATACTTCATGGGTCTGTATCACTTACATGTGTTTCTTATAAACTGCTGGGGTTTCACAGTAGCATAACTCCAGAATGATTTAAGTATGCTCTCTCTTGGCATTTTGTCTTGTCTGTTCCCCACCTTTTTCCCATCACAATTCTGTTGCATTTTTACCTActtaaatccttttcttttgggaagTTTAACAAATTAACCATCAGAAGGGCATCACAGGTTGTAGATAGCTGTTTCTGAGTGAAAAGTGTACTGGCTGTATGCTGATGGTGTAAGTAGACGGGCAGAATGACAGGACAATGTCATGTGGAAATTTACCATCAAGCTAAAGTGCTGCTGGTGAATCTTCGTGTTAGGCTTGTAAGTCCTAACTGCCTTAGCAGGAATTGTATATTGTTGTATCTTTAATAGCTGTCTAGAGAATGGTTTGTATCCAGCACAAGTTCTGCTTCTGTGGAGGGTGGGGGAATAGTCCTTGGAAGACATTCATTTAAACAGCATTTGAAGGGATTTAAAAAGGTTCACATCCATGTCTGCCTTCAAATCTCCTTTTTTGCCTCGGCTGATAATCACTTTACTGAGGAGATCGCCTTTGCATTCTAGGTGATAAAGTTGAGAACACAAAAATGTCTAAAAATCACCAAAAAGTTAGTTTCTTCACCTGTGTGCCATGTATTCTACTCATGGATAGCCATGTATTCTGTGATATGATGTGGCATGATTCTATGTAGTCTGCAGTGTGGATGTGCTGTCTATTACAGTCGGGACACACCCTCTATTCTGTCATGCCAACACAAATTTCTGTGCTGCTAGTTGGAACGGCAGGACCCTTTGAAAGGGCAGTGGAAGGCACCTGGGTCAGCAGCGAAGGTCCTGGTAGTGTTTTTCTGTGTAGCTGTATGGGGagcaaggggaaaggaaaggagagaagtaTGGATTTAATGCTTGTAAAAAGACCGATTTAAAAGTCGGAGGAAATTTACTTTTTACCTCTCTCAAATCTTGAATTTAGGTTCTAGCAAATTATTCTGTTACTCGCCAAGCCTTTAACTTCAGCACCTTAGACGTTTTCTGTTAGGCACACGGTGAATGTTTTTAGCTCTGGGTTGTATAGACCACACTTTGGCTCATACTCATGTTacttggtaatttttttccccagacaatCTTCAGGTTTTGTCAGGATCAACATAGAGTTAGCTGCCATCCCTTGAAAAGAgacatttatatataaaagaaagatgttttgttCCTCTTCGTCTCGTAACTcttaagtttcattttttacGCTTCCAAACTGTTTTCAGATGCTTGTGTGCTTCAGGGTTACTGATGCAATGACTTAAATCGTGTTTTATATCTCTTTCAGGTGGTGTTGGAATTACATGTTGGCTTGTGGTTTGTAATAAAGTTGTAGCTATCATGCTACACCCTTTCAGCTGAAGGAATCCCAGTAATCCATGGAGTCCTCAACTACATTTTCATTATCACTGTTTTAAatgaatagaaaaaagaaaaaaggaacaattgTCTTTCACGAGACTAGGTGTGAGATAATCTTTGTTACTTCATTTGGATATCAGTCAGTACtctttttgatttattttatctttccctagtttgttttttcagtttggtGGTCAGTTTTCAAAGAGTAGCATCACTCTAGGACCTCATTTTGTGTCTATTTTGATGAGTATGAACACTGATTCATGGCAGAACCGTAAGACTTTGTCATGGCATATTCACCAATATCTAAAATCAttggatttgtttttaagttgGAAATATGCTGGCATTAGGAATTAATTTGGGAGCTTTGCTGTATAATATGGCAGTTTCACCCAGAGGTGGGATTATGTTTGGTGACAAGCGGTACTAGAGGACAGAGGTGTAGGTGTTGTGGTTGGCTTAGTGTAAAGCAGAATTAGTTTCctcattgttatttttttacattagaaTTGGTGTATTCTTGGGCTGTCTCAGAAAATGGAGTATTGACATATGCGCAGAATCAACCTTTTATCTCTTAAGAGACTCACTCAGTTGCCAAATACAGGATGGCTGGCTACTTTTTCCTCAGTTTAAAATTCATTGAACACTTGAATTTTTTCCTAtgttcctttccttccttgacattttttctgcttcccaaaCTGAATGAGCATGACTGAAActatttctttccatgttttggGAGAAAAGGTCTGGCCATCCTTCTCAAGCTGCATGTTAAGAAAGAGAAGGTAGAAGACACCGTCGGAGGACTACATTCCTAGAGCTTTAGCATATATTCATGACAGTCTGGGATAGCCCGAAACAGCTATGGAAATGTAAAAAGGCAAATTAGTCATTTAAATGTCTGATGTAGTAACAGAATGGTAGCAAGtaggagcaggaggaaaaacaattttctgttttggacCAAATCTTTCTTGCTGTATTTAAGTACAGGGaacagtcaaaatattttgaatttaaaggCGAACAGAATTCTTCCTAGTACCGTGCCCACAGAACAGCGACAAAATTGCGTTATCTTCCCTGCCACGGTGGTATCTGCAACCCTGTCGTTGCTGCCCCGTAAGACAAATAGGTGGGTTTATAAAGTTCTTGTTCCAcacctcctttttatttttgatgtgaGCCTGAACAAAGCTCTGAGCGAtgcctttccctcttctgctgGGCTTTGGCAATTCTGGTTCCGCTTCCCACTCTGTATGGCGGAATCCATTTGTTACGTTATTTCAGGTCCTTCGGCTTCCTGCAGGAGCAAAGGAAGGGGCTAGGGCCCCTCTGTGATTAGCACTGCattgagaaattaatttgaaaggtCATGATACATTGTATAtatgcattaattttattttattttttaatgttaatttttaaaaaatggttttatgtTGGGGATTACATTTAGCCAACATGGAAATGGATGTATTAAAtatcatcaagaaaaaaaatgttgtgattGAATGTCATGtataattctgcttttattaactaaataaagcttttcaatCCATCTCAGGTTTTCTAATCCATTTTTcaatgttaattaaaattttcctaaaaaaaaaaaaaaaaacccaaatcaaaaccaccccccccaatGTTCTTGCATAAGGAGATACTGTTGGAATCAActggcctgatttttttttgtttttaaagtattcagGACAGATTATTTAACTATGACATTGACGTATTTCTGAATCTAAAGATGTGGCTAAAGATATTTCTACTTAGCTTGTCACAGACTTTACCCCAGCGAAgtcaagaaaagcagcagcatttaaagTCTTAACAGTGGCATTTGCCGTTTATCCACGCTTACCATGGGGTCATCAAATAGGCAGCTTGCTGGCTGCTCTAGTCAACCCTGTGGATGAGTGGGGGCAAAAAGGCTTTGGGTCATCTAGTCACTGCAAGGCGGGGTGTTGGATTATGTTGCTTCTTTGCTCTTCGCTTTGGGACAGCAGTAAAGGCATTGTAGAAGCATTAATGGTTCATAGAGCAGAAACCTACTCTTCTGGCTGCACAAAGTCATTCTTAAGCACTACTTTAATAAAAACCTTTGAaattttgaagagaaacattCTGCAAGTTGGTTCGGATCTAAATGTCTTAATAATCTTTGAAAGCTTTTGCAGTATAAATTTGGAAGCTTTTTTTAGGTGctactgccttttaaaataaatagaatacaCATAATTTCCCCCAACTTTATATTTTAGCAAACGTTTCATGAATTGCTACGAGGAACAAAACATAATCCTCCTACCCTCGCTTACATAACCTTAAACACaggatttttaaaggctttttgaGAGCTAGATATGCCTGACTTCTCCAAAACAATAGTTTACTTTTCACATTCATCTTTGGATGTCAGCTGTGGAAGTTACCAGGCAAACTGCTTTGATAAGTTCTAACAGTGGAAAAGAATGAAGCTTTAGAGCTTTATAATGCTAGTGAAAACAATGtaatagcaaattatttttattatgtgtgAATTCTGGAAGCTAGTttgggagggaagaaaataaaaaattattttattgcattgtTGGTACTAACCTAACAACCTTATGAAAGCAGATTGCTTGCTTCAGCTAGCTAACAAAGAATCATCTTCAAAATTCAGACTGCAGAGGGAATgcagaaaactggaaattaCAAAACAAGGACTAATTTGGACACCTGATAACAGGTAAAAATGTCATAATTGTTAAGGCACTCTTACAAAGATGCGTACGTGTGCATGTGCGTGCACACAGGCCAAGGAGAGAAGAACGTTCTTTTGTGACAACTGATCTGCctgtcatttttgaaaaatcattgaAGGAAATTCTCAGTACTTGAAAGATTTAATATGCATTTAATGAAGgtaaaaacattgcttttaaaaaatgttttaaaaaatccGTATTTCTAGAGTAAAGGTAAGTTGCTGTACTTAGTATCAAATAAAAGAACTAGTTTGTGCATTCTCATGAGGTTATTTGTAACCTCAATTCATTAGTGTTGGATGCTTTACATGATGAACTTGCAGTGGTGGTTTGAAACGTGGCTTGTGTAATCCTGTGTCCTTTCACTTCTCTCTTCATTCCTCTCGTGTTAGAACTTGAACAGTTGTCTCTTCAAACACAGCCTGGTCCAAAGAGTTCTTTCATAagactctttttcctttcagccagTGTCATATGAGCGCAGTCTTCTGCTTCAGTTGAACTGTCCTTCTGCCTTGTCTTGGTAACTTTCCCAAAAGACAGTTTGTATAGCCCAAggaatttttcacttttgattCGGCTGTTTCACCGCAGTCCCGACCTGTGTGTCTATGGTGGCAAAGGCTGCCTTTTCGGGGGTTTGTACCTAATGTAGGAAGCCCGCGATGCAAATTCTCAGTGGCTTCTGAGAATACAGGGGGGGTTTTCAGCCTAATGGGTGTGTGGTTTCTTGGACCTGGAGTTACACGTTTAGTCCCTGCCTTCTCACTGTTATTTAGCTGTTCAcctggcttttttccttctttttcataaGCTTCCACTGCATCTTCCTCTTTATTGTTCTCTTTTACACTGCCACTTAGAGgagttt
This sequence is a window from Balearica regulorum gibbericeps isolate bBalReg1 chromosome 1, bBalReg1.pri, whole genome shotgun sequence. Protein-coding genes within it:
- the GET1 gene encoding guided entry of tail-anchored proteins factor 1 isoform X2; translation: MAEEGISRLLQKDAEQESQMRAEIQNMKQELSTISMMDEFARYARLERKINKMTDKLKTHVKARTAQLAKIKWVINIVFYILQAALMISLIWKYYSEPVTVLPSKWLAPLERLVAFPTGVAGGVGITCWLVVCNKVVAIMLHPFS
- the GET1 gene encoding guided entry of tail-anchored proteins factor 1 isoform X1, which translates into the protein MAESGAWLLVLSSVFLCNALKILLPSCSSIISRLLQKDAEQESQMRAEIQNMKQELSTISMMDEFARYARLERKINKMTDKLKTHVKARTAQLAKIKWVINIVFYILQAALMISLIWKYYSEPVTVLPSKWLAPLERLVAFPTGVAGGVGITCWLVVCNKVVAIMLHPFS